The following proteins come from a genomic window of Novosphingobium aromaticivorans DSM 12444:
- a CDS encoding LysR family transcriptional regulator, with protein MDVGQPTLDQLRLFLAVVDEGSFNGAARKLGRAISAVSYGITTLEAQLGVTLFEREGSRKPVLSDAGKAMLAQARAVSDDVDALVAGVRSFNQGLESELGLALDVMFPTHLVAEVLREFQQVFPTVQLRLHVEALGAIAALVVEGEAELGIGGPELVALPELERVAIGSVELIPVAAPSHALARMETIPPGEARKHRQLVLTDRSRLTDGRDFSVVAASTWRLGDLGARHALMREGIGWGNMPRHLVDADIASGRLVRLAIPEAPGMAYTFHALWRRDCPVGPARAWMLDALRARLARCPDAEPPRQWG; from the coding sequence GTGGACGTCGGGCAACCAACTCTCGATCAGTTGCGCCTGTTCCTCGCCGTGGTGGACGAGGGCAGCTTCAACGGGGCGGCCCGCAAGCTGGGCCGCGCGATTTCGGCCGTTAGTTATGGCATCACCACGCTCGAGGCGCAGCTTGGCGTGACGCTGTTCGAGCGCGAGGGGTCGCGCAAGCCGGTGCTGAGCGATGCGGGCAAGGCCATGCTGGCGCAGGCACGGGCGGTGTCGGACGACGTGGACGCGCTTGTCGCGGGGGTCAGGAGCTTCAACCAGGGCCTCGAAAGCGAACTCGGTCTGGCGCTCGACGTTATGTTCCCGACCCATCTCGTCGCCGAAGTGCTGCGCGAGTTCCAGCAGGTGTTCCCGACCGTCCAGTTGCGCCTCCATGTCGAGGCACTGGGCGCGATTGCTGCGTTGGTGGTCGAAGGGGAGGCGGAACTGGGTATCGGCGGCCCGGAGCTTGTCGCTTTGCCCGAACTGGAGCGGGTGGCCATCGGTTCGGTCGAACTGATCCCCGTTGCGGCGCCCAGCCATGCGTTGGCGCGGATGGAGACCATCCCCCCAGGCGAGGCGCGCAAGCATCGCCAGCTCGTGCTGACGGATCGCTCGCGGCTTACCGATGGGCGCGATTTCTCGGTCGTCGCGGCCAGCACCTGGCGCCTCGGCGATCTGGGCGCGCGCCATGCGCTGATGCGAGAGGGGATCGGGTGGGGCAACATGCCGCGCCACCTGGTCGATGCCGACATTGCATCGGGCAGGCTGGTGAGGCTCGCGATCCCCGAAGCACCGGGCATGGCTTATACGTTCCACGCGCTCTGGCGGCGGGATTGCCCGGTGGGTCCGGCGCGAGCCTGGATGCTCGATGCCCTGCGCGCGCGGCTGGCTCGCTGTCCGGACGCGGAACCGCCCCGCCAGTGGGGTTGA
- a CDS encoding MaoC family dehydratase — MAGKFFDEWQVGDRISHEIRRTVTETDNLLFSTMTHNPQPLHIDAEAAKASEFGQILVNGTFTFALMVGLSVGDTTLGTLVANLGYDKLAMPSPVFIGDTMRATSEVTDLRESKSRPDAGIVTFKHELINQREEVVCRCLRTALLKKRQ, encoded by the coding sequence ATGGCTGGCAAGTTCTTCGACGAGTGGCAGGTGGGCGACCGGATCAGCCACGAAATCCGCCGCACCGTGACAGAGACCGACAATCTCCTGTTCTCGACCATGACCCACAATCCACAACCGCTGCACATCGACGCAGAGGCAGCGAAGGCAAGCGAGTTCGGCCAGATCCTCGTCAACGGCACCTTCACATTCGCGCTGATGGTCGGGCTGTCGGTCGGCGACACGACTCTCGGTACGCTGGTTGCGAATCTGGGCTACGACAAGCTTGCAATGCCTTCGCCCGTGTTCATCGGCGATACCATGCGCGCGACCAGCGAGGTGACTGACCTGCGCGAGAGCAAGTCACGTCCCGATGCCGGAATTGTCACTTTCAAACATGAGCTTATCAACCAGCGCGAAGAGGTCGTCTGCCGTTGCCTGCGCACCGCGCTGCTCAAAAAACGGCAGTAA
- a CDS encoding acetyl/propionyl/methylcrotonyl-CoA carboxylase subunit alpha has product MIKSLLVANRGEIACRVIRTARRMGVRTVAVYSDADANALHVRSADEAVHIGPAAARESYLVGERIIAAALTTGAEAIHPGYGFLSENAEFAQAVLDAGLVWVGPKPHSITAMGLKDAAKARMIAAGVPVTPGYLGEDQSAERLQAEADAIGYPVLIKAVAGGGGKGMRRVDAAADFAEALASCRREAASSFGDDRVLIEKYILSPRHIEVQVFGDAHGNVVHLFERDCSLQRRHQKVIEEAPAPGMDEATREAVCAAAVRAAKAVDYEGAGTIEFIADGSEGLRADRIWFMEMNTRLQVEHPVTEEITGVDLVEWQLRVASGEPLPKRQDELSINGWAMEARLYAEDPTRGFLPSIGRVDDFHFPHHHARIDTGVEAGAEISPFYDPMIAKLIVHRPTRTEAVSALRETLDEGIVGPLVTNSGFLWRLLGHAAFEAGVVDTGLIERNLETLATRPEPSREGLALAAMRLAGTPGATPWSSRSGFRMNAAPRRDVRLSDQFGRTFTTELPPEPAFDYWPGEDATTIDEGGERFRVRLARADGGSGGAASDGAILAPMPGKVISVDVSAGQSVTKGQKLMVLEAMKMEHALTAPFDGVVAELNAAPGGQVQVEALLAKIEKGEA; this is encoded by the coding sequence ATGATCAAATCCCTCCTCGTCGCCAATCGCGGCGAAATTGCCTGTCGCGTGATCCGTACAGCGCGGCGCATGGGCGTTCGCACAGTGGCGGTCTATTCCGATGCCGATGCCAATGCCCTGCACGTCCGCTCGGCCGACGAAGCAGTCCACATAGGTCCGGCAGCAGCGCGCGAAAGCTATCTGGTGGGAGAGCGCATCATTGCCGCCGCGCTCACCACTGGCGCTGAGGCCATCCACCCCGGCTATGGGTTCCTCTCGGAGAATGCCGAGTTCGCTCAGGCCGTTCTCGACGCGGGCCTGGTCTGGGTTGGCCCGAAGCCGCACTCGATCACCGCGATGGGCCTCAAGGACGCCGCCAAGGCCCGCATGATCGCGGCAGGCGTGCCGGTGACGCCGGGATATCTGGGCGAGGATCAATCGGCGGAGCGATTGCAGGCCGAGGCCGACGCCATCGGCTACCCGGTACTGATCAAGGCCGTCGCGGGCGGAGGCGGCAAGGGCATGCGGCGCGTCGATGCCGCGGCGGACTTTGCCGAAGCGCTCGCCTCGTGCCGCCGTGAGGCTGCCTCCTCGTTCGGCGACGACCGTGTGCTTATCGAGAAGTACATCCTTTCCCCGCGGCACATTGAGGTTCAGGTCTTCGGCGACGCCCACGGCAACGTCGTCCACCTGTTCGAACGCGACTGCTCGCTTCAGCGGCGGCACCAGAAGGTGATCGAGGAGGCCCCTGCGCCCGGCATGGACGAAGCGACCCGCGAGGCTGTCTGCGCGGCCGCCGTCCGCGCGGCCAAGGCGGTCGACTATGAAGGCGCGGGCACCATCGAATTCATCGCCGATGGCTCCGAAGGCCTGCGCGCGGACCGGATCTGGTTCATGGAAATGAACACGCGCCTGCAGGTGGAACATCCGGTGACCGAGGAGATCACCGGCGTCGACCTCGTCGAATGGCAGCTCCGCGTCGCGTCGGGTGAGCCGCTGCCCAAGCGGCAAGACGAGCTATCGATCAACGGCTGGGCGATGGAAGCCCGGCTCTACGCCGAGGACCCGACCCGGGGCTTCCTGCCCAGCATCGGGCGCGTCGACGATTTCCACTTCCCGCACCATCATGCGCGCATTGATACGGGGGTAGAGGCGGGCGCGGAAATCTCGCCCTTCTACGATCCGATGATCGCCAAGCTCATCGTCCACCGCCCGACCCGGACTGAAGCCGTCTCTGCGCTGCGCGAGACACTTGACGAAGGCATCGTCGGACCGCTCGTCACCAACAGCGGCTTCCTCTGGCGCCTGCTGGGCCACGCGGCGTTCGAGGCCGGGGTCGTCGACACCGGCCTGATCGAGCGCAATCTCGAAACCCTCGCCACCCGGCCCGAGCCTTCCCGCGAGGGTCTGGCTCTGGCCGCAATGCGCCTTGCCGGCACGCCGGGCGCGACGCCATGGTCGAGCCGGTCCGGCTTCCGCATGAACGCTGCCCCGCGCCGCGACGTTCGTCTTTCCGACCAGTTCGGCCGGACGTTCACGACCGAACTGCCACCCGAACCGGCGTTCGACTACTGGCCCGGCGAAGACGCGACGACGATCGACGAAGGTGGCGAGCGCTTTCGCGTGCGCCTGGCGCGGGCCGACGGGGGCTCCGGCGGCGCAGCCTCGGATGGGGCCATCCTCGCCCCCATGCCCGGCAAGGTCATCTCGGTCGATGTATCCGCAGGCCAGTCGGTGACCAAGGGCCAGAAACTCATGGTGCTCGAGGCAATGAAGATGGAACATGCCCTCACCGCCCCCTTCGACGGTGTCGTGGCCGAACTCAACGCCGCGCCGGGCGGACAGGTTCAGGTCGAGGCACTGCTGGCGAAGATCGAAAAGGGAGAAGCCTGA
- a CDS encoding carboxyl transferase domain-containing protein has product MSAPVLSSNVDLNSEQAQARAAHNRALAGELRERVAKAALGGDERSRERHVSRGKLLPRERVERLLDPGAPFLEIGQLAANGMYNDEVPGAGIIAGIGRVSGRQCMVFANDATVKGGTYFPMTVKKHLRAQEIAGENRLPCIYLVDSGGANLPNQADVFPDRDHFGRFFYNQANMSARGIPQIASVMGSCTAGGAYVPAMSDETVIVREQGTIFLAGPPLVKAATGEEITAEALGGGDLHARKSGVVDHLADNDEHALTIVRDIVSHLDGVGRLENPAMAAVREVKEPIYPAEDLYSIIPEDVRAPYDVHEVIARIVDGSEFHEFKAHYGATLVCGFAHIHGLPVAILANNGVLFSESAQKGAHFIELACQRRIPLLFLQNISGFMVGGKYEAEGIAKHGAKLVTAVATAQVPKITVLIGGSFGAGNYGMCGRAYQPRFLFTWPNARISVMGGEQAASVLATVHRDADKWTPEEAEAFKAPIRQKYEDEGNPYHATARLWDDGVIDPVQTRDVLGLALEACLEAPIAEAPRFGVFRM; this is encoded by the coding sequence TTGAGCGCACCGGTCCTCTCGAGCAACGTCGACCTCAATTCCGAGCAGGCGCAGGCCCGCGCGGCGCATAACCGCGCGCTGGCGGGGGAACTGCGCGAAAGAGTGGCGAAGGCTGCCCTCGGCGGCGACGAACGCAGCCGCGAACGGCACGTCTCGCGCGGCAAACTCCTCCCCCGCGAGCGAGTGGAGCGACTGCTCGATCCCGGTGCGCCCTTTCTCGAGATCGGCCAACTCGCCGCGAACGGCATGTACAACGACGAGGTGCCCGGTGCTGGGATCATTGCCGGGATAGGCCGGGTTTCGGGGCGCCAGTGCATGGTCTTCGCCAACGACGCGACGGTGAAGGGCGGCACCTACTTCCCGATGACCGTGAAAAAGCACCTTCGCGCGCAGGAGATCGCGGGCGAAAACCGCCTGCCCTGCATCTACCTGGTCGACAGCGGCGGTGCGAACCTGCCGAACCAGGCCGACGTCTTTCCCGACCGCGACCACTTCGGCCGCTTCTTCTACAACCAGGCCAACATGAGCGCGCGCGGCATACCGCAGATCGCCAGCGTCATGGGATCGTGCACGGCGGGCGGCGCCTATGTGCCGGCGATGAGCGACGAGACCGTCATCGTGCGCGAACAGGGCACGATTTTCCTCGCCGGACCGCCGCTGGTGAAGGCGGCGACGGGCGAAGAGATCACCGCCGAAGCACTTGGCGGTGGCGACCTTCATGCGCGCAAGTCTGGCGTGGTGGACCATCTGGCCGACAACGACGAGCATGCGTTGACCATCGTGCGGGACATCGTTTCGCATCTGGATGGGGTTGGACGTCTCGAGAACCCCGCCATGGCGGCGGTGCGGGAGGTGAAGGAGCCGATCTATCCGGCGGAGGATCTCTACTCGATCATCCCCGAGGACGTACGCGCCCCCTATGATGTGCACGAAGTGATCGCGCGGATCGTGGATGGCAGCGAGTTCCACGAGTTCAAGGCACATTACGGCGCAACGCTGGTTTGCGGTTTTGCCCATATCCATGGACTTCCCGTCGCGATCCTTGCCAACAACGGCGTGCTCTTTTCCGAAAGCGCGCAGAAGGGCGCGCACTTCATCGAACTTGCCTGCCAGCGTCGCATTCCGTTGCTGTTCCTCCAGAACATCTCGGGCTTCATGGTAGGCGGAAAGTACGAGGCCGAAGGAATCGCCAAGCACGGTGCAAAGCTGGTGACCGCCGTCGCCACTGCGCAGGTGCCCAAGATAACCGTGCTGATTGGCGGCAGCTTCGGCGCGGGCAACTATGGCATGTGCGGCAGGGCCTACCAGCCGCGCTTCCTGTTCACGTGGCCCAACGCCCGCATCTCGGTGATGGGCGGCGAACAGGCCGCCTCGGTGCTCGCGACCGTCCACCGCGATGCGGACAAGTGGACGCCCGAGGAAGCCGAGGCCTTCAAGGCACCGATCCGCCAGAAGTACGAGGACGAAGGCAACCCTTACCACGCCACCGCAAGGCTGTGGGACGACGGCGTGATCGACCCCGTCCAGACCCGCGACGTGCTGGGGCTCGCCCTCGAGGCCTGTCTCGAAGCGCCGATTGCGGAGGCGCCCCGGTTCGGGGTGTTCAGGATGTGA
- a CDS encoding alpha/beta hydrolase — protein MRLKTILACAATLCLAQPALARVEKATVHSAAVEGNLEGNSADRTVYVVLPDTYDKAKGKRYPVVYFLHGFNSTASKYVEGTDYEAALRTARAEVILVFPDSMTKWGGSMYSNSPTVGNFEDFIANELIAWTDKNFRTIPRREARGLAGHSMGGYGTLKLGMKRPDVFSALYAMNPCCQIPRPASSADAKYEAWTVDQALAADWMSRGNFAVAAAWSPNPSKPPFYADLGTSDGKVNDLVIAKWAANSPVAMASQYLPALRRMSGIAIDTGDTDFVRADDELIHETLTRFGIAHDWEIYVGDHGNRVKERFVTKVLPFFTRHLKGSTR, from the coding sequence ATGCGCCTGAAAACGATCCTTGCCTGCGCTGCCACGCTTTGCCTTGCCCAACCCGCACTTGCGCGGGTGGAGAAGGCGACCGTTCACAGCGCAGCGGTAGAGGGCAATCTTGAAGGCAACTCGGCTGACCGTACCGTCTACGTTGTCCTCCCGGACACCTACGACAAGGCCAAGGGCAAGCGCTATCCGGTCGTCTATTTCCTGCACGGCTTCAACTCGACAGCCAGCAAGTACGTCGAAGGAACGGATTATGAGGCTGCATTGAGAACAGCCCGAGCCGAAGTGATCCTCGTCTTTCCGGACAGCATGACGAAATGGGGCGGCTCGATGTATTCGAACTCGCCAACCGTCGGAAATTTTGAGGATTTCATTGCCAACGAGCTGATTGCCTGGACGGACAAGAATTTCCGCACGATCCCCAGGCGCGAGGCGCGCGGCCTCGCCGGACATTCGATGGGAGGTTATGGCACGCTCAAGCTCGGCATGAAGCGCCCGGACGTGTTCAGCGCGCTCTATGCGATGAACCCGTGCTGCCAGATTCCGCGCCCTGCCTCGTCAGCCGATGCGAAGTACGAAGCCTGGACGGTCGATCAGGCACTGGCGGCTGACTGGATGAGCCGGGGCAACTTCGCAGTGGCAGCGGCATGGTCGCCCAACCCCTCCAAGCCGCCATTCTACGCCGACCTTGGCACCAGTGACGGCAAGGTCAACGATCTCGTCATTGCCAAGTGGGCGGCGAACTCCCCCGTGGCGATGGCATCACAATATCTGCCCGCGCTGCGGCGGATGAGCGGCATCGCCATCGATACCGGCGATACCGACTTCGTGCGGGCGGACGATGAACTGATTCACGAAACACTGACCCGGTTCGGCATCGCGCACGACTGGGAGATCTATGTGGGCGACCACGGCAACCGCGTGAAGGAGCGCTTTGTCACCAAAGTTCTTCCCTTCTTCACCCGTCACCTGAAAGGCAGCACGCGTTGA
- a CDS encoding isovaleryl-CoA dehydrogenase has protein sequence MRATPDFDFGLTESALMIREAAGRFADEQIAPLAAEIDRNDRFPRELWEPMGALGLHGITVEEEFGGLGLGYLDHVIAVEEVSRASGSVGLSYGAHSNLCVNQIRRWGNDEQKAKYLPKLISGEHVGSLAMSEAGAGSDVVSMKLRADAVAGGFRLNGTKFWITNGTYADTLVVYAKTSPEAGSRGISAFLIEKDMPGFSIGQKIDKMGLRGSPTCELVFDDCFVPEENVMGPLHGGVGVLMSGLDYERVVLAGMQIGIMQACLDTVIPYVRERKQFGQPIGTFQLMQAKVADMYVAIQSARAYVYAVAKACDAGQTTRFDAAGAILLASENAFRVSGEAVQALGGAGYTKDWPVERYLRDAKLLDIGAGTNEIRRMLIGRELIGAR, from the coding sequence ATGCGCGCCACGCCTGATTTCGACTTTGGACTGACCGAAAGCGCCCTGATGATCCGCGAGGCCGCCGGTCGCTTCGCCGACGAGCAGATTGCCCCCCTCGCCGCCGAGATCGACCGCAACGACCGCTTCCCAAGGGAACTGTGGGAGCCGATGGGCGCGCTCGGTCTGCATGGCATCACGGTGGAGGAAGAATTCGGCGGCCTTGGCCTGGGCTATCTCGATCACGTCATCGCGGTCGAGGAAGTGAGCCGGGCAAGCGGTTCGGTTGGGCTGTCCTACGGCGCGCACTCGAACCTCTGCGTCAACCAGATACGGCGCTGGGGCAACGACGAGCAGAAGGCGAAGTACCTGCCGAAGCTGATCTCGGGCGAACACGTCGGCAGCCTGGCCATGTCGGAAGCAGGCGCCGGGTCTGACGTGGTCTCGATGAAGCTGCGCGCCGATGCGGTAGCCGGCGGCTTCCGCCTCAACGGAACGAAATTCTGGATCACCAACGGCACTTATGCCGATACGCTGGTGGTCTACGCCAAGACCTCGCCCGAAGCGGGCAGCCGGGGCATCTCCGCCTTCCTGATCGAGAAGGACATGCCCGGCTTCTCCATCGGCCAGAAGATCGACAAGATGGGCCTGCGCGGCTCGCCCACCTGCGAACTGGTGTTCGACGACTGCTTCGTTCCGGAAGAAAACGTAATGGGTCCGCTCCACGGCGGCGTCGGCGTGTTGATGAGCGGGCTGGACTATGAACGCGTGGTGCTGGCAGGCATGCAGATCGGCATCATGCAGGCATGCCTCGACACGGTCATCCCCTACGTGCGCGAACGCAAGCAGTTCGGCCAGCCGATCGGCACGTTCCAGCTGATGCAGGCCAAGGTCGCCGACATGTATGTCGCGATTCAGTCGGCCCGGGCCTATGTCTATGCCGTGGCCAAGGCTTGCGATGCAGGCCAGACCACGCGGTTCGACGCCGCCGGGGCCATCCTTCTGGCGAGCGAGAACGCCTTCCGCGTTTCGGGCGAGGCCGTGCAGGCGCTCGGCGGCGCGGGCTATACCAAGGACTGGCCGGTGGAACGCTACCTGCGCGATGCCAAACTGCTCGACATCGGCGCCGGAACCAATGAAATCCGCAGGATGCTGATCGGCAGGGAGCTGATCGGCGCACGATAA
- a CDS encoding LysR family transcriptional regulator — translation MKRAQLRHFLALVESGNFTRAAERLAISQPTLSASIAELERMAGTRLFLREKRQVRLTAAGARLVNHARAIEREFRAAEAAFVEAPVPLAPLRLGTIPSVSTAMLSAAVRRWTGPQPLTLVEGTDAELRRKLGEGQVDVILTLLRPEDADRPSLRLLEEGYRLLLPESHALAGAALIDARDVASETMIARRSCEILGETSRWFTQRGVRPPFFLRSSNDDRCIEMVRAGMGVTTAPQSLARDGVVAVQLADYDFRRTLGLVGGRDRPDLVAEEGALAEALRAAFYFTA, via the coding sequence ATGAAACGAGCCCAGCTCCGCCACTTCCTGGCGCTTGTCGAAAGCGGCAACTTCACCCGCGCGGCGGAGCGGCTGGCGATCTCGCAGCCCACGCTTTCCGCCTCGATCGCCGAACTCGAACGGATGGCCGGCACACGTCTGTTCCTGCGCGAGAAGCGGCAGGTCCGCCTGACTGCGGCTGGCGCGCGGCTCGTCAACCATGCGCGGGCAATCGAGCGCGAGTTCCGGGCTGCCGAAGCAGCCTTCGTCGAAGCCCCGGTACCACTGGCGCCGCTGCGACTGGGCACGATACCGTCGGTGTCGACCGCGATGCTTTCCGCGGCGGTGCGGCGCTGGACCGGCCCTCAGCCGCTGACGCTGGTTGAAGGCACGGATGCAGAATTGCGGCGCAAGCTGGGCGAGGGGCAGGTCGATGTCATCCTTACGCTGCTACGCCCCGAGGATGCGGACCGTCCATCGCTGCGACTGCTGGAGGAGGGGTATCGCCTGCTCCTGCCGGAAAGCCACGCCCTGGCAGGGGCTGCGCTGATCGATGCGCGCGACGTTGCGTCCGAGACGATGATCGCGCGCCGTTCGTGCGAGATCCTGGGGGAGACCAGCCGCTGGTTCACCCAACGCGGCGTGCGCCCGCCGTTCTTCCTGCGCTCTTCGAACGACGATCGATGCATCGAGATGGTGCGGGCGGGGATGGGAGTCACCACCGCGCCGCAATCGCTGGCGCGGGACGGAGTCGTGGCGGTACAGCTTGCCGATTACGATTTCCGGCGGACGCTCGGCCTTGTCGGCGGACGCGACCGGCCGGACCTTGTGGCAGAGGAGGGCGCGCTTGCCGAAGCGCTGCGCGCCGCGTTCTACTTCACGGCGTAG
- a CDS encoding murein L,D-transpeptidase catalytic domain family protein, producing the protein MVPDRRQFLGALAATLGSMAVSGQPAAAITPPKAIDATPFSQPTPPLMVQRAVAALDAHGAHISHRDLVGLVDFSQPSREARFHLIDVVGGTVLSSHLVSHGSGSDPANSGWVQRFSNRFGSNASSPGAFLTGTTYYGKHGRSRRLIGLEDANSAALERGIVIHAASYVDEDMARTQGRIGRSQGCFAFSNDDISGVLERLGEGRLLYAVK; encoded by the coding sequence ATGGTTCCTGACCGGCGCCAATTTTTGGGCGCCTTGGCAGCAACGCTGGGTAGCATGGCCGTTTCGGGCCAGCCTGCAGCGGCAATCACACCTCCCAAGGCAATCGACGCCACTCCTTTCTCGCAGCCGACGCCGCCGCTGATGGTTCAGCGCGCGGTCGCCGCGCTCGATGCGCATGGGGCGCACATCAGCCACCGCGACCTCGTCGGGCTGGTCGATTTCTCGCAGCCCTCGCGCGAGGCGCGGTTCCACCTGATCGACGTCGTCGGAGGCACGGTTCTCTCGTCGCACCTCGTCTCGCATGGGAGCGGTTCGGACCCGGCCAACAGCGGATGGGTGCAGCGCTTCTCCAACCGGTTCGGCTCCAACGCCTCCAGCCCAGGTGCCTTCCTCACCGGCACGACCTATTACGGGAAGCATGGCCGGTCGCGGCGGCTGATCGGACTTGAGGATGCGAACAGTGCGGCGCTCGAACGCGGCATCGTGATCCACGCGGCAAGCTACGTCGACGAGGACATGGCCCGTACGCAGGGCCGGATCGGTCGCAGCCAGGGCTGCTTCGCCTTCTCGAACGACGACATTTCGGGCGTCCTGGAACGCCTCGGCGAAGGGCGCCTGCTCTACGCCGTGAAGTAG
- a CDS encoding cytochrome P450, translated as MATVIERPQFRFDPYSPAIDADPFPAYKVLRDEYPCFWSEEAGKWVLSRYDDVLAALQDWRTYSSAKGNLVDEFPGRAGSTLGSSDPPRHDRLRALIQSAVTKRALEHIIAPARASAQAHLAALADKPVFDLVGDYTSKLTVDLLFYLFALPDEGAQQVRENAVLMVQTDPVTRQKSPEHLAAFHWMADYAEKLVASRKANPGDDLLSSFITAEIDGEKLLDKEVQLTVTTLIMAGIESLSGFMAMFGLNLADYPEARSALVADPSLIPDAIEESLRFNTSAQRFKRTLTRDVELHGQVMKAGDAVILAYGSANRDERMFENPDVYDITRKPRRHLGFGGGVHACLGSMIGRLATQIAYEELLKAVPDFRRADAPLDWVPSSNFRSPKSLMLEKKA; from the coding sequence ATGGCTACCGTGATCGAGCGGCCGCAATTCCGCTTCGACCCATATTCCCCGGCAATCGACGCCGACCCGTTCCCCGCCTACAAGGTGCTGCGCGACGAATACCCCTGCTTCTGGTCCGAGGAGGCCGGAAAGTGGGTGCTCTCGCGCTATGACGACGTGCTTGCAGCGCTGCAGGACTGGCGGACCTATTCTTCCGCCAAGGGCAACCTCGTGGACGAGTTTCCCGGTCGCGCCGGCTCGACGCTGGGATCGAGTGATCCGCCGCGCCATGACCGCCTGCGCGCCCTCATCCAGTCGGCCGTGACCAAGCGTGCGCTTGAACACATTATCGCACCAGCCCGGGCATCGGCCCAGGCGCATCTGGCCGCGCTGGCGGACAAGCCGGTGTTCGACCTGGTGGGCGACTACACGTCGAAGCTGACGGTCGACCTCCTCTTCTACCTTTTCGCCCTGCCGGACGAAGGCGCGCAGCAGGTGCGCGAGAACGCGGTGCTGATGGTCCAGACCGATCCGGTCACGCGCCAGAAGAGCCCCGAACATCTCGCGGCGTTCCATTGGATGGCGGACTACGCCGAAAAGCTGGTCGCCTCGCGCAAGGCGAACCCCGGCGACGACCTCCTGTCCAGCTTCATCACCGCCGAGATCGACGGGGAGAAGTTGCTCGACAAGGAAGTCCAGCTTACCGTCACCACGCTGATCATGGCGGGCATCGAAAGCCTTTCGGGCTTCATGGCAATGTTCGGCCTGAACCTTGCCGACTATCCCGAAGCGCGCAGCGCGCTGGTTGCCGACCCTTCGCTGATCCCCGATGCGATCGAGGAATCGTTGCGGTTCAACACTTCCGCCCAGCGATTCAAACGGACGTTGACGCGGGACGTGGAGCTTCACGGACAGGTGATGAAGGCTGGCGACGCGGTGATCCTCGCCTATGGATCAGCCAATCGCGACGAGCGGATGTTCGAGAATCCGGACGTCTACGACATCACCCGCAAGCCGCGGCGCCACCTCGGCTTCGGCGGCGGTGTCCACGCCTGCCTTGGCTCGATGATCGGGCGCCTGGCGACGCAGATCGCCTACGAGGAACTCCTGAAGGCGGTGCCCGATTTCCGGCGTGCCGACGCCCCGCTCGACTGGGTGCCTTCATCCAACTTCCGCAGTCCGAAGTCGCTCATGCTCGAAAAGAAGGCCTGA
- a CDS encoding helix-turn-helix domain-containing protein has protein sequence MRTPAFNRYALYGEQGVSLPPEFVHLERIYDRSSVNEWTIEPHAHPHMVQLLLVEEGGMELAGESGRSLLRAPALILVPPSCIHAFRFDPGAEGWVLSLAATLANDPRLAGLLDALPALKGSSKAVPLDGMPAMAARLRWLLADLALRLGQGGQAGPALLAHVAFVLATAGEAASLAEGQGLPDGREPLVARFRTLVEERYRDHWPVTAYASALGTTPSTLTRATRLLAGKAPADMVHDRLLLEAKRNLAFTGATVAQIAYALGFADPAYFARFFKARTGFTASDFRKNRAWTSVEMRDNPPA, from the coding sequence ATGCGTACCCCAGCCTTCAATCGCTACGCCCTCTACGGAGAACAGGGAGTTTCTCTTCCGCCGGAGTTCGTGCACCTCGAACGGATCTACGATCGGTCGAGCGTGAACGAATGGACGATCGAGCCACATGCGCATCCCCACATGGTGCAACTCCTGCTGGTCGAGGAAGGTGGTATGGAACTGGCTGGCGAGAGCGGCCGAAGCCTCCTGCGGGCCCCGGCACTGATCCTTGTTCCGCCATCGTGCATCCACGCCTTCCGCTTCGATCCCGGTGCCGAGGGTTGGGTGCTGTCGCTTGCCGCGACACTCGCCAATGATCCCCGGCTCGCCGGTCTGCTCGACGCCCTGCCAGCGCTGAAGGGCAGCAGCAAGGCGGTGCCGCTCGACGGCATGCCCGCGATGGCGGCACGCCTGCGCTGGCTGCTGGCCGACCTTGCGCTGAGGCTGGGGCAGGGGGGGCAGGCCGGGCCGGCGTTGCTGGCCCATGTCGCGTTCGTCCTGGCGACGGCGGGCGAAGCCGCGTCGCTTGCCGAAGGGCAGGGCTTGCCTGACGGGCGCGAACCTCTGGTGGCCCGCTTTCGCACGCTGGTGGAAGAGCGCTATCGCGACCACTGGCCGGTCACCGCCTATGCAAGCGCACTCGGCACCACGCCATCGACGTTGACCCGCGCCACCCGCCTGTTGGCAGGCAAGGCGCCGGCCGACATGGTTCACGACCGCCTGCTTCTCGAAGCGAAGCGCAACCTGGCCTTCACCGGCGCCACCGTCGCCCAGATCGCCTATGCCCTGGGATTTGCCGATCCGGCCTACTTCGCCCGCTTCTTCAAGGCACGCACGGGTTTCACTGCGAGCGATTTCCGGAAAAACCGCGCGTGGACGAGCGTCGAAATGCGCGATAATCCGCCCGCATGA